A window of Ascaphus truei isolate aAscTru1 chromosome 16, aAscTru1.hap1, whole genome shotgun sequence contains these coding sequences:
- the LOC142467377 gene encoding cis-aconitate decarboxylase-like translates to MFPSAFHNTKKLCKLHRQLHKSAVKVLENHHLEDTVTSSFASFIPGIQPEHLPDTVRHRSKRMILDNIGVGLVGSTTQVFNIILQYCQDLHCSAHRNIAACSVYGQKGLKLSPTLAAYVNGVATHSMDFDDTWHPATHPSGAVLPAILALSQIFPKDKRISGEDLLMAFNVGIEVQGRLMCFSSAAKDIPKRFHPPSVVGTMGSAAASAKLLSLNREQCTHALAIAASLAGAPMANAATLAKPLHIGNATRLGLEAALLAAKGMKANSLILDDVPGCSGFSAFYGDYQPKSLFPPGKHYEFLLEKQDIAFKRFPAHLGMHWIADASIAVRNRLIKHFGSFNPSDIQSIVLRIPVSKYINRPSPDSEHEARHSFQFNACTALLDGDVNIGSFSEDSLYRDELQKLLSKVVVEHPEDNVANFDKMYGEVALHLHNGDIIEGRSDTFYGHWRNPLSRDSLLKKFRSNAKHVLNDDKVEAIIHTVDNIESLKDSSQLLLLLQ, encoded by the exons ATGTTTCCTTCAGCCTTTCAT aATACAAAGAAACTTTGTAAACTACACAGGCAGCTTCACAAATCAGCTGTGAAAG TGCTGGAGAATCACCATTTAGAAGACACTGTGACCAGCAGCTTTGCCTCATTTATCCCTGGGATACAGCCAGAGCACCTCCCTGACACTGTGCGGCACAGGAGTAAGCGGATGATCTTGGACAACATTGGTGTTGGCCTCGTGGGATCCACAACACAAGTATTCAACATCATTctgcaatactgccag GATCTGCATTGTTCAGCACACAGAAATATAGCTGCCTGCTCAGTTTATGGACAGAAGGGATTAAAGCTCTCTCCAACATTGGCTGCTTATGTAAATGGAGTAGCA ACTCACTCCATGGACTTTGATGACACCTGGCACCCTGCCACTCACCCTTCAGGTGCAGTGTTGCCTGCTATTTTAGCCTTGTCCCAAATATTTCCCAAAGACAAAAGAATCAGCGGGGAAGACCTTCTGATGGCTTTTAATGTGGGAATTGAAGTACAAGGAAGACTAATGTGTTTCTCAAGTGCGGCAAAGGATATTCCCAAAAG ATTTCATCCTCCGTCTGTAGTTGGCACCATGGGCAGTGCCGCAGCCTCAGCCAAGCTTCTGTCATTAAACAGAGAACAATGCACCCATGCATTAGCAATAGCAGCTTCCCTGGCTGGAGCCCCAATGGCAAATGCTGCTACTCTTGCTAAACCCTTGCACATTGGCAATGCCACGAGGTTAGGACTTGAAGCTGCACTTCTGGCTGCGAAAGGAATGAAGGCCAATTCTCTAATATTGGATGATGTTCCTGGGTGCTCAGGTTTTAGTGCTTTCTATGGGGATTATCAGCCTAAATCACTATTTCCACCAGgaaagcactatgaatttctctTGGAGAAGCAAGACATTGCTTTCAAGAGGTTTCCAGCCCATCTTGGAATGCACTGGATAGCAGATGCCTCAATCGCAGTGAGAAATAGACTGATAAAGCACTTTGGCTCATTTAATCCATCAGACATTCAATCTATTGTTCTCAGAATCCCAGTTTCCAAATACATTAATAGACCCTCTCCTGATTCAGAGCATGAGGCGCGTCACTCCTTCCAGTtcaatgcatgtactgcactCTTAGATGGTGATGTTAACATTGGTTCCTTCAGCGAGGACAGCTTATATCGAGATGAACTCCAGAAACTCCTGAGTAAGGTGGTAGTGGAGCATCCTGAAGATAATGTGGCCAACTTTGATAAGATGTATGGGGAGGTTGCCCTGCACCTGCACAATGGAGACATTATAGAAGGAAGGAGTGATACATTCTATGGGCACTGGAGAAACCCCCTGAGCAGAGACTCTCTCCTAAAGAAGTTCCGATCCAATGCAAAACATGTCCTCAATGATGACAAAGTGGAAGCTATAATCCACACAGTAGACAATATAGAAAGCCTGAAAGACAGCTCTCAGCTGCTATTGTTACTACAGTAA